In a single window of the Streptacidiphilus sp. P02-A3a genome:
- a CDS encoding LLM class flavin-dependent oxidoreductase, whose product MTEQRPDTAFHWFLPTGGDGRRLGGAVHGTGIGAQGGRSSGQAGGERPASLGYLSQLAEAVDELGYEGVLTPTGAHCEDSWLVTAALIARTRRLKFLVAFRPGLVEPALAAQMAATFQRLSGGRLLLNVVAGGSDAEQRGYGDQLGHDARYARAEEFLDVVREAWTGKPFDHRGEYYQVEGGLLRQPPEPVPRVYFGGSSAPALDLAARHADTYLTWGEPVAQVAEKIDRVRELAQWQGREPRFGLRVHVLSRATSERAWQDAEELIAGLDDEAVASGQRRLRAVDSEGQRRMLALHGGDRSRLVVAPNLWAGVGLVRGGAGTALVGSHEEVAERIDEYRAAGVDEFVLSGYPHLEEAYTFAECVRPLL is encoded by the coding sequence GTGACGGAGCAGCGACCGGACACGGCATTCCACTGGTTCCTGCCGACCGGCGGCGACGGCCGCCGCCTCGGCGGCGCCGTCCACGGCACCGGCATCGGCGCCCAGGGCGGCCGCAGCAGCGGCCAGGCCGGTGGCGAGCGACCGGCCAGCCTCGGCTATCTCAGTCAACTGGCTGAAGCCGTCGACGAGTTGGGGTACGAAGGGGTGCTCACTCCGACCGGTGCGCACTGCGAGGACTCCTGGCTGGTCACCGCGGCACTGATCGCCCGCACCCGGCGGCTCAAGTTCCTGGTCGCCTTCCGCCCCGGTCTGGTCGAACCGGCGCTGGCCGCCCAGATGGCCGCGACCTTCCAGCGCCTCTCCGGCGGGCGCCTGCTGCTGAACGTGGTGGCCGGCGGCAGCGACGCCGAACAGCGCGGCTACGGCGACCAGTTGGGCCACGACGCCCGCTACGCCCGGGCCGAGGAGTTCCTCGACGTGGTACGCGAGGCCTGGACCGGCAAGCCCTTCGACCACCGGGGCGAGTACTACCAGGTGGAGGGCGGCCTGCTGCGGCAGCCCCCGGAGCCGGTGCCCCGGGTCTACTTCGGCGGCTCCTCCGCGCCCGCCCTCGACCTCGCGGCCCGCCACGCCGACACCTACCTGACCTGGGGCGAGCCGGTGGCCCAGGTGGCCGAGAAGATCGACCGGGTGCGCGAACTGGCCCAGTGGCAGGGCCGGGAGCCGCGCTTCGGCCTGCGGGTGCACGTGCTCAGCCGGGCCACCTCGGAGCGCGCCTGGCAGGACGCCGAGGAGCTGATCGCGGGCCTGGACGACGAGGCCGTGGCCTCCGGCCAGCGCCGACTGAGGGCCGTGGACTCGGAGGGCCAGCGCCGGATGCTGGCCCTGCACGGCGGCGACCGCTCCCGGCTGGTGGTCGCGCCCAACCTGTGGGCGGGCGTCGGCCTGGTCCGCGGCGGGGCCGGTACCGCCCTGGTGGGCAGCCACGAGGAGGTCGCCGAACGCATCGACGAGTACCGCGCGGCCGGGGTGGACGAGTTCGTCCTCTCCGGATACCCGCACCTGGAGGAGGCCTACACCTTCGCCGAGTGCGTCAGGCCCCTGCTGTGA
- a CDS encoding LLM class flavin-dependent oxidoreductase — protein MTETAPARLRLAVELDGQGAHPAAAGPPPADAALLRRRVAAVEQAGFDLITLDDSPLPPPADPDGRPVHRIEAGVRAAHVATRTDRTGLAPTLHPATTEPFHLATQLAALDHASRGRGAWVVGPAGLGPDGEAELATVGAALPTAEVLRQEIADVVDTARALWDSWEDDAVIKDVATSRYLDAEKVHPVDVAAATFSVKGPLITPRPPQGHLVVLLPDALELDERADAVLVGRRTVAAVAERAERARAAGAPLVLAELEVLLDADVPAAERLAALDARRPWPPGERLRHVGSVAGLRSLLDELAEVVDGVRLHPAELEVDLPVLIAEVLPALDADGRHRAPQPDATLRATLGLPRPANRYAAEVTS, from the coding sequence ATGACTGAGACTGCTCCCGCCCGCCTGCGCCTGGCCGTCGAGCTCGACGGCCAGGGCGCGCACCCCGCCGCGGCGGGGCCGCCGCCCGCTGACGCCGCACTGCTGCGCCGCCGGGTCGCCGCCGTCGAACAGGCCGGTTTCGACCTGATCACCCTGGACGACAGCCCGCTGCCCCCGCCCGCCGATCCGGACGGCCGCCCGGTCCACCGGATCGAGGCGGGTGTCCGCGCCGCGCACGTGGCCACCCGTACCGACCGGACCGGCCTCGCGCCCACCCTGCACCCGGCCACCACCGAGCCCTTCCACCTGGCCACCCAGCTGGCCGCGCTGGACCACGCCAGCCGCGGCCGGGGCGCCTGGGTGGTCGGCCCGGCCGGCCTCGGCCCGGACGGCGAGGCCGAGTTGGCCACCGTCGGCGCCGCCCTGCCCACCGCCGAGGTACTGCGCCAGGAGATCGCGGACGTGGTCGACACCGCCCGCGCCCTGTGGGACTCCTGGGAGGACGACGCGGTCATCAAGGACGTGGCCACCAGCCGCTACCTGGACGCCGAGAAGGTGCACCCGGTGGACGTCGCGGCCGCCACCTTCTCGGTCAAGGGCCCGCTGATCACCCCGCGCCCGCCGCAGGGCCACCTGGTGGTGCTGCTCCCGGACGCACTGGAGCTGGACGAGCGGGCGGACGCGGTACTCGTGGGCCGCCGCACGGTGGCCGCCGTGGCCGAGCGCGCCGAGCGGGCCCGCGCCGCGGGCGCGCCGCTGGTCCTGGCCGAGCTGGAGGTACTGCTGGACGCCGACGTCCCGGCCGCCGAACGGCTGGCCGCGCTGGACGCGCGCCGCCCCTGGCCGCCCGGCGAGCGGCTGCGCCATGTCGGCTCCGTCGCCGGACTCCGCTCCCTGCTGGACGAGTTGGCCGAGGTGGTGGACGGCGTCCGGCTGCACCCGGCCGAACTGGAGGTGGACCTCCCGGTGCTCATCGCCGAGGTGCTGCCCGCGCTGGACGCCGACGGTCGGCACCGCGCGCCGCAGCCGGACGCCACCCTGCGGGCCACCCTCGGCCTGCCCCGCCCCGCCAACCGCTACGCCGCAGAGGTGACGTCATGA
- a CDS encoding dipeptidase: MSATPTHLDDPAARLVEQALSAVPVFDGHNDLPTALRARSGYSVEGLDGDRPELHTDLPRLRAGRVGAQFWSVYVPSTLPEPEAVVSTLEQIDAVYRLVARYPDTLRIAYTADEVERAVADGRIASLLGVEGGHSLAGSPGVLRSLARLGVRYVTLTHNHNNAWADSATDAPSVGGLSDTGRAIVAELNRTGVLVDLSHVAESTQRAALAASTVPVLFSHSSARAVTDHPRNVSDAVLELLRDNGGVVQLTFVPGFVSTQVAEWTRELAAERERLGLAAVSWPWPRAPRPGEPPAEAAAEFLAAYTRETAATDERITRWLAEHPRPEATVDQVADHVEHAREVAGIDHVGLGGDFDGVDRQPVGLADVSGYPVLLRELARRGWSRTELEALTGRNVLRVLRAAEEAADEPLWPTSALR; the protein is encoded by the coding sequence ATGAGCGCAACCCCGACCCACCTGGACGACCCGGCCGCGCGGCTGGTGGAGCAGGCGCTGAGCGCCGTCCCGGTGTTCGACGGCCACAACGACCTGCCGACGGCGTTGCGCGCCCGCTCCGGCTACAGCGTGGAAGGGCTGGACGGCGACCGTCCGGAGCTGCACACCGACCTGCCCCGGCTGCGGGCGGGCCGGGTCGGCGCGCAGTTCTGGTCGGTGTACGTGCCCTCGACCCTGCCCGAGCCGGAGGCCGTGGTCTCCACCCTGGAGCAGATCGACGCGGTGTACCGGCTGGTCGCCCGCTACCCGGACACGCTGCGGATCGCCTACACCGCCGACGAGGTCGAACGCGCCGTCGCCGACGGACGGATCGCGTCGCTGCTGGGCGTGGAGGGCGGACACAGCCTGGCCGGATCGCCCGGGGTGCTGCGCAGCCTGGCCCGGCTCGGCGTGCGGTACGTCACGCTGACCCACAACCACAACAACGCCTGGGCGGACTCGGCGACCGACGCGCCCTCGGTCGGCGGCCTCAGCGACACCGGGCGGGCGATCGTGGCCGAGCTGAACCGGACCGGGGTCCTGGTCGACCTCTCCCATGTCGCCGAGTCCACCCAGCGGGCCGCACTGGCGGCGTCCACCGTGCCGGTGCTGTTCAGCCACTCCTCGGCCCGCGCGGTCACCGACCACCCGCGCAACGTCAGCGACGCGGTGCTGGAGCTGCTGCGCGACAACGGCGGGGTGGTCCAGCTGACCTTCGTGCCGGGCTTCGTCTCCACGCAGGTCGCCGAGTGGACCCGGGAGCTGGCCGCCGAGCGGGAGCGGCTGGGCCTGGCCGCCGTCTCCTGGCCCTGGCCGCGCGCCCCGCGACCGGGTGAGCCGCCCGCCGAGGCGGCGGCCGAGTTCCTGGCGGCGTACACCCGGGAGACCGCCGCCACGGACGAGCGGATCACCCGCTGGCTGGCCGAGCACCCCCGACCGGAGGCCACCGTCGACCAGGTGGCCGACCACGTGGAGCACGCCCGCGAGGTCGCGGGCATCGACCATGTCGGCCTGGGCGGCGACTTCGACGGGGTGGACCGCCAGCCGGTCGGTCTCGCCGACGTCTCCGGATACCCGGTCCTGCTCCGCGAGCTGGCCCGCCGCGGCTGGTCCCGCACCGAGCTGGAGGCGCTGACCGGCCGCAACGTGCTGCGGGTGCTCCGCGCCGCCGAGGAGGCCGCCGACGAACCGCTCTGGCCCACCTCCGCGCTGCGCTGA
- a CDS encoding NtaA/DmoA family FMN-dependent monooxygenase (This protein belongs to a clade of FMN-dependent monooxygenases, within a broader family of flavin-dependent oxidoreductases, the luciferase-like monooxygenase (LMM) family, some of whose members use coenzyme F420 rather than FMN.): MTGQQHRQHTHADDQDPERPQGPQVHLGVFFTGVGQELMWAHPQAAPHMAVETFVQTAQLLERGLFDAFFLGEGLRVRENRGRVHDLDVAGRPDAITQLAALAGVTERIGLVATQNTTYNFPADLARRLASLDAVSGGRAGWNVVTTDNAWTGANFRHGGWLEHERRYDRAGQFVDAAKELWAAGTGGAVERATDLVRLRTAATLPPSPQGRPVLFQAGDSDGGRELAARHADVVFSANTEYEKAVAYAADLRARLARHGRAPDSVRILPGASVVLADTPAEAQEKARWVQGERINGRRAIAFLEQYWGVDLSGYDPDGPLPDIEPVEGELDPSRGTISIERRTGKLQQIQKWRDLAAERGLSIRQLVIEANPRHASFVGTPSQVADEWAHYVRTGAADGFNLLPYLLPASLEEVVDQLVPELQERGVYRTAYQGTTLREHLALPQLTYPS; the protein is encoded by the coding sequence ATGACCGGACAGCAGCACAGGCAGCACACCCACGCGGACGACCAGGACCCCGAGCGCCCCCAGGGGCCGCAGGTGCACCTCGGCGTCTTCTTCACCGGGGTCGGCCAGGAGCTCATGTGGGCGCACCCGCAGGCCGCTCCGCACATGGCCGTCGAGACCTTCGTACAGACCGCCCAGCTGCTGGAGCGGGGCCTGTTCGACGCCTTCTTCCTCGGCGAGGGTCTGCGGGTGCGCGAGAACCGGGGCCGGGTGCACGACCTGGACGTGGCCGGCCGCCCCGACGCGATCACCCAGCTGGCCGCGCTGGCCGGGGTCACCGAGCGGATCGGCCTGGTGGCCACCCAGAACACCACCTACAACTTCCCGGCCGACCTGGCCCGCCGCCTGGCGAGCCTGGACGCCGTCTCCGGCGGCCGGGCCGGGTGGAACGTCGTCACCACCGACAACGCCTGGACCGGGGCCAACTTCCGGCACGGCGGCTGGCTGGAGCACGAGCGCCGCTACGACCGGGCCGGCCAGTTCGTGGACGCGGCGAAGGAGTTGTGGGCGGCGGGCACCGGTGGGGCGGTCGAACGGGCCACCGACCTGGTCCGGCTGCGCACCGCGGCCACCCTGCCGCCCAGCCCGCAGGGCCGTCCGGTGCTGTTCCAGGCCGGGGACTCCGACGGCGGCCGGGAGCTGGCCGCCCGCCACGCGGACGTGGTCTTCTCCGCCAACACCGAGTACGAGAAGGCCGTCGCCTACGCGGCGGACCTGCGCGCCCGGCTGGCCCGCCACGGCCGCGCGCCGGACTCGGTGCGGATCCTTCCCGGCGCCTCGGTGGTCCTGGCGGACACCCCGGCCGAGGCCCAGGAGAAGGCCCGCTGGGTGCAGGGCGAGCGGATCAACGGCCGCCGCGCCATCGCCTTCCTGGAGCAGTACTGGGGCGTCGACCTGTCCGGCTACGACCCGGACGGCCCGCTGCCCGACATCGAGCCGGTCGAGGGCGAGCTGGACCCGTCGCGCGGCACCATCTCGATCGAGCGCCGCACCGGCAAGCTCCAGCAGATCCAGAAGTGGCGCGACCTCGCCGCCGAACGCGGCCTGTCGATCCGCCAGCTGGTGATCGAGGCCAACCCGCGCCACGCCTCCTTCGTCGGCACGCCCTCCCAGGTGGCCGACGAGTGGGCCCACTATGTGCGCACCGGCGCGGCGGACGGCTTCAACCTGCTGCCCTACCTGCTGCCGGCCTCGCTGGAGGAGGTGGTCGACCAGCTGGTCCCGGAACTCCAGGAGCGCGGTGTCTACCGGACCGCCTACCAGGGCACCACGCTCCGTGAGCACCTGGCGCTGCCCCAGCTGACCTACCCCAGCTGA
- a CDS encoding ABC transporter ATP-binding protein, translating to MTDLLRIQDLRVSFATDEGRATAVDGVSLSVAAGEVLALVGESGSGKTVTARSVLGLLPETAATSGRVLLGGPGGEPPQDVLTASPAQLRALRGARAAMVFQEPSTALNPVFTIGWQIAEGLRAHGRGSRAGRRALAIDMLDRVGIPEPHQRVDHYPHQLSGGQKQRAVIAMALVLGSGLIVADEPTTALDVTVQAEILDLLDRCRTDFGAAVLLITHNMGVVADLADRVAVMRAGRIVEQAPVRALFAAPEHPYTRELLAAVPDFGRARTPVPAPANARVPAPVAPGPEAERRAGPAVRASGLVVDYPGRLGVRPFRAVDQVSFEIHPGEVLGLVGGSGSGKTTIARAVAGLAAVSGGELTVLGEELAVGRGGRRPRRGTAGSRAGQVGFVFQDPATSFNPLLTIADCVAEPLLVHQRQLGARAIRERVDELLESVRLPRSYGLRHPHELSGGQRQRASLARALALRPQLLIADEPTSALDVSVQAQVLELFRSLQAEMGFASLFVSHDLAVIEQVADRVAVLHQGRLVESGPTAQVLSTPAAAYTRRLIAALPVPDPVRQAARRRAAAGTHRSAPADTTADTTADTKETLPR from the coding sequence ATGACTGACCTGCTGCGGATCCAGGACCTGCGGGTGTCCTTCGCCACCGACGAGGGCCGGGCCACCGCCGTGGACGGGGTGAGCCTGTCGGTGGCGGCCGGGGAGGTGCTGGCGCTGGTCGGCGAGAGCGGCAGCGGCAAGACGGTGACCGCGAGGTCGGTCCTCGGCCTGCTGCCCGAGACCGCCGCCACCAGCGGCCGGGTGCTGCTGGGCGGCCCCGGCGGGGAGCCGCCGCAGGACGTGCTGACCGCCTCCCCGGCCCAGTTGCGGGCGCTGCGCGGGGCGCGCGCGGCGATGGTGTTCCAGGAGCCGTCCACCGCGCTGAACCCGGTGTTCACCATCGGCTGGCAGATCGCCGAGGGCCTGCGGGCGCACGGTCGCGGCAGCCGCGCCGGGCGTCGGGCACTGGCGATCGACATGCTGGACCGGGTCGGCATCCCCGAGCCGCACCAGCGGGTGGACCACTATCCGCACCAGCTGTCGGGCGGGCAGAAGCAGCGCGCGGTGATCGCGATGGCCCTGGTCCTGGGGAGCGGGCTGATCGTGGCCGACGAACCGACCACCGCGCTGGACGTCACCGTGCAGGCCGAGATCCTGGACCTGCTGGACCGCTGCCGCACCGACTTCGGCGCGGCGGTGCTGCTGATCACCCACAACATGGGCGTGGTCGCCGACCTCGCCGACCGGGTGGCGGTGATGCGGGCGGGCCGGATCGTGGAACAGGCCCCGGTGCGCGCGCTGTTCGCCGCCCCCGAGCACCCGTACACCCGGGAACTGCTGGCCGCGGTACCGGACTTCGGCAGGGCGCGGACGCCGGTCCCGGCTCCGGCCAACGCCCGGGTCCCGGCTCCGGTCGCGCCCGGTCCCGAGGCGGAGCGGCGGGCCGGGCCCGCCGTCCGGGCGTCCGGGCTGGTGGTGGACTACCCCGGGCGGCTGGGGGTCCGCCCGTTCCGGGCGGTGGACCAGGTCAGTTTCGAGATCCACCCCGGCGAGGTGCTCGGGCTGGTGGGCGGCAGCGGATCGGGCAAGACCACCATCGCCCGCGCCGTGGCCGGTCTCGCCGCCGTGTCCGGCGGCGAACTCACGGTCCTCGGCGAGGAGTTGGCCGTCGGCCGGGGCGGTCGCCGACCGCGTCGGGGGACCGCGGGCAGCCGGGCCGGACAGGTCGGTTTCGTCTTCCAGGACCCGGCCACCAGCTTCAACCCGCTGCTGACCATCGCCGACTGCGTGGCCGAGCCGCTGCTGGTGCACCAACGGCAGCTGGGCGCCCGGGCGATCCGCGAACGGGTGGACGAACTCCTGGAGTCGGTGCGGCTGCCGCGCTCCTACGGGCTGCGGCATCCGCACGAACTCAGCGGCGGCCAACGGCAACGGGCCAGCCTGGCCCGGGCGCTGGCACTGCGACCGCAGCTGCTGATCGCCGACGAGCCGACCTCCGCGCTGGACGTCTCGGTCCAGGCCCAGGTGCTGGAGCTGTTCCGCTCCCTACAAGCGGAGATGGGCTTCGCCTCGCTCTTCGTCAGCCACGACCTGGCGGTGATCGAACAGGTCGCGGACCGGGTCGCGGTGCTGCACCAGGGGCGGCTGGTCGAATCCGGCCCCACCGCCCAGGTGCTGTCCACACCCGCCGCCGCCTACACCCGGCGGCTGATCGCCGCACTGCCCGTCCCCGACCCGGTACGCCAGGCCGCGCGCCGCCGTGCCGCCGCCGGTACCCACCGGTCCGCACCCGCCGACACCACGGCCGACACCACGGCCGACACCAAGGAGACCCTGCCCCGATGA
- a CDS encoding putative leader peptide: MRTVSVQDAAAHPRPGFQLLVLRRHVDLLRVSSALCPEDRSAR, translated from the coding sequence GTGCGCACAGTCAGCGTCCAGGACGCCGCCGCACACCCCCGCCCCGGCTTCCAGCTGCTGGTCCTGCGGCGGCACGTGGACCTGCTGCGCGTGAGCAGCGCGCTGTGTCCGGAGGACCGCTCCGCCCGCTGA
- a CDS encoding SAM-dependent methyltransferase, with translation MINSNEWMTQQLGEEPPSANLRPEVPHPARIYSHWLGGKDTFASDRAAAEHAIRTSPDIPAAARENRAFLQRAVRLCAEAGIRQFIDIGSGLPTQGNVHEVVHRTDPRARVVYVDNDPIVLAHGRALLADNLTTTVLTGDLRELDELLDRPELRALIDLGQPVAVLLVAVLHFVTDEQARTAMRAIHSRLAPGSYLLLSHSTFEGNPQRAAEVAKTWDDTDAPIALRGRAQVEGFFEDWELLAPGVEFVPLWRPEGPTENTTRWMYAGVGYKPAPSS, from the coding sequence GTGATCAACAGCAACGAGTGGATGACCCAGCAGCTCGGCGAGGAGCCGCCGTCGGCGAACCTCCGCCCGGAGGTCCCGCACCCGGCCCGCATCTACAGCCACTGGCTGGGCGGGAAGGACACCTTCGCGTCCGACCGGGCGGCTGCCGAGCACGCCATCCGCACCTCCCCGGACATTCCGGCCGCCGCGCGGGAGAACCGGGCGTTCCTGCAACGCGCGGTCCGCCTGTGCGCCGAGGCCGGGATCCGGCAGTTCATCGACATCGGCTCGGGCCTCCCCACCCAGGGCAACGTGCACGAGGTGGTCCACCGGACAGACCCGCGGGCGCGGGTCGTCTACGTCGACAACGACCCGATCGTGCTCGCGCACGGACGCGCGCTGCTGGCGGACAACCTCACCACCACCGTCCTCACCGGGGATCTGCGCGAACTCGACGAACTGCTGGACCGTCCCGAGTTGCGCGCGCTGATCGACCTCGGGCAGCCCGTCGCGGTCCTGTTGGTCGCGGTCCTCCACTTCGTCACCGACGAACAGGCCCGCACCGCCATGAGGGCCATCCACAGCCGACTGGCGCCGGGCAGTTACCTGCTGCTGTCGCACAGCACGTTCGAGGGCAACCCGCAGCGGGCCGCCGAGGTGGCGAAGACCTGGGACGACACCGACGCGCCGATCGCGCTGCGCGGGCGCGCGCAGGTCGAGGGGTTCTTCGAGGACTGGGAACTGCTGGCACCCGGTGTGGAGTTCGTCCCGCTCTGGCGTCCGGAGGGCCCCACCGAGAACACCACGCGCTGGATGTACGCGGGGGTCGGCTACAAGCCCGCGCCGAGCTCCTGA